A DNA window from Drosophila sechellia strain sech25 chromosome X, ASM438219v1, whole genome shotgun sequence contains the following coding sequences:
- the LOC6615228 gene encoding calpain-D isoform X1, whose protein sequence is MGTISSVLQWSCTKCNTINPTESLKCFNCGTVRKVFPQQQQHQHRSSSITASWTADDALEQAEKEQERDKEKGRAAVARSEYKHVYKSLLRGCLKRPQRNSQNLPANCVDCEDTRKYIKSSIELYRHFSNPALNRRWVCHACGTDNSSVTWHCLICDTVSYLAPIYKDAIAADRGQDLAGSLGNRGELLAADHSHPHHHHHYLHQELEEQHHHQHQLHSQHLHKRHLKGRSASGSASGPGSGSGLRRTQSLSTAIDKSASGRSCHICYANNQSKDIFNLPQIKPAPQLTGIPPVAACSNSRFAIANDTFCRRKQNNNNKNQNHKVVRESGAKRKYNFTITTLSRSAAKDAGHGQMKPLRQAVNLNLNLQQEPQQKSPANPQQPQRKTQREPAAVSMNPTQFTIPRNGVFIAVNEWSEPLASSSSVSSSSNHHHHHHSNSNSNSSGNSNIINNNSSSSSGSNKLYENECVALAQQQLRAAAAQAAQAAATAVAIASSPSAKTMAEPAPPATMPIYAQVNKQHKLKKKQQIASESQPNNNGSGEIADAVSESLTAGLGTSTDGSGEASESESQVEEHSIYAKVWKGPRKATESKIMHDPGSSSRLSGAASAAAGTASAGTVGAGAIAAAVGAAAPSRHDNKTQLGNGSRSKMWICIKCSYAYNRLWLQTCEMCEAKAEQQQQQLQQQQQHHHHLQQQQAEAPRDEPWTCKKCTLVNYSTAMACVVCGGSKLKSISSIEDMTLRKGEFWTCSHCTLKNSLHSPVCSACKSHRQPQLSMAMEAVRERPDGQSYEEQDAAAVGGGGGSAHQSGANEVKAPTALNLPLASVALPMPMLQLPTSSAAGLRGSRSPSPRMQPLPSLQQQRNSSSSGAIPKRHSTGGSIVPRNISIAGLASYNLQQGQGVGSASVVSASGAGAVGASTSSKKWQCPACTYDNCAASVVCDICSSPRGLASSVLGEALGRKSVRVALTPADIRQESKLMENLRQLEETEALTKWQNIIQYCRDNNELFVDDSFPPAPKSLYYNPASGAAEGNPVVQWRRPHEINCDGGAYPPWAVFRTPLPSDICQGVLGNCWLLSALAVLAEREDLVKEVLVTKEICGQGAYQVRLCKDGKWTTVLVDDLLPCDKRGHLVYSQAKRKQLWVPLIEKAVAKIHGCYEALVSGRAIEGLATLTGAPCESIPLQASSLPMPSEDELDKDLIWAQLLSSRCVRFLMGASCGGGNMKVDEEEYQQKGLRPRHAYSVLDVKDIQGHRLLKLRNPWGHYSWRGDWSDDSSLWTDDLRDALMPHGASEGVFWISFEDVLNYFDCIDICKVRSGWNEVRLQGTLQPLCSISCVLLTVLEPTEAEFTLFQEGQRNSEKSQRSQLDLCVVIFRTRSPAAPEIGRLVEHSKRQVRGFVGCHKMLERDIYLLVCLAFNHWHTGIEDPHQYPQCILAIHSSKCLLVEQISPSPHLLADAIISLTLTKGQRHEGREGMTAYYLTKGWAGLVVMVENRHENKWIHVKCDCQESYNVVSTRGELKTVDSVPPLQRQVIIVLTQLEGSGGFSIAHRLTHRLANSRGLHDWGPPGATHCPPIENVHGLHAPRLIT, encoded by the exons ATGGGCACCATCTCATCCGTGCTGCAGTGGTCGTGCACCAAGTGCAACACGATCAATCCCACGGAGTCGCTCAAGTGCTTCAATTGCGGCACTGTCCGCAAGGTGTTcccccaacagcagcagcaccagcatcgcagcagcagcatcaccgCCTCCTGGACAGCTGATGATGCACTGGAGCAGGCGGAGAAGGAGCAGGAGAGGGACAAGGAGAAGGGCAGGGCGGCGGTTGCCAG GAGCGAGTACAAGCATGTGTACAAGTCCCTGCTGCGCGGATGCTTGAAAAGACCACAGCGGAACAGCCAGAATCTGCCCGCCAACTGCGTGGATTGCGAGGACACGCGCAAATACATCAAGAGCTCTATTGAGCTGTACCGCCACTTCTCGAATCCGGCCCTGAATCGGCGGTGGGTGTGCCACGCCTGCGGCACGGACAACAGCTCGGTCACCTGGCACTGCCTCATCTGCGACACGGTCAGCTATCTGGCGCCCATTTACAAGGACGCCATCGCCGCCGACCGAGGCCAGGATCTGGCTGGCAGCCTGGGCAATCGCGGCGAGCTGCTTGCGGCGGACCACTCACATccacatcatcatcaccacTACCTCCACCAGGAACTGGAGGAGCAGCATCATCACCAGCATCAGTTACATTCCCAGCACTTGCACAAGCGGCACCTCAAAGGTAGATCTGCATCCGGATCGGCATCCGGACCGGGCTCGGGTTCTGGACTGCGCCGCACCCAGAGCCTGAGCACCGCCATCGACAAGAGCGCTTCCGGGCGCAGCTGCCACATTTGCTATGCGAACAACCAGAGCAAGGACATCTTCAATCTGCCGCAGATCAAGCCGGCGCCGCAGCTGACAG GGATTCCCCCCGTGGCCGCCTGCAGCAACTCCCGGTTTGCCATCGCCAACGACACGTTTTGCAGGCGCAAAcagaacaacaataacaagaaCCAGAATCACAAGGTGGTTCGCGAGAGCGGGGCCAAGCGGAAGTACAACTTTACCATCACCACGCTCTCACGGTCGGCGGCAAAGGATGCCGGCCATGGCCAAATGAAGCCACTGCGTCAGGCCGTTAATCTAAATCTGAATCTACAGCAGGAGCCGCAGCAGAAGTCGCCGGCTAatccgcagcagccgcagcggAAGACCCAGCGGGAGCCAGCAGCAGTGAGTATGAATCCCACGCAGTTCACCATTCCGCGGAACGGCGTCTTCATAGCCGTCAACGAGTGGTCGGAGCCACTGGCCAGCAGCTCCTCCGTCTCCTCTAGCTCCaaccatcatcatcaccatcacagcaacagcaatagcaatagcagcggcaacagcaacatcatcaacaacaacagcagcagctccagcggcagcaacaagtTGTATGAGAACGAGTGCGTGGCCCTGGCCCAGCAGCAACTAAGGGCAGCAGCTGCGCAGGCGGCACAGGCAGCCGCGACGGCGGTGGCCATTGCGAGTTCGCCTTCAGCTAAGACTATGGCCGAACCAGCTCCACCGGCTACCATGCCCATCTATGCGCAGGTGAACAAGCAGCACAAGCTCAAGAAGAAGCAACAGATTGCCAGCGAGTCGCAGCCAAACAACAACGGCAGTGGCGAGATCGCGGATGCGGTTAGTGAATCCCTTACCGCCGGACTGGGCACCAGCACCGATGGCAGCGGCGAGGCCAGCGAGTCCGAGTCGCAGGTGGAGGAGCACTCCATCTACGCCAAGGTGTGGAAGGGACCGCGCAAGGCGACCGAGTCGAAAAT TATGCATGATCCAGGGAGCAGCAGCCGCCTATCAGGAGCCGCATCCGCCGCAGCAGGGACCGCGTCCGCGGGAACGGTGGGAGCTGGAGCTATAGCTGCAGCCGTAGGAGCAGCTGCTCCCTCGCGGCACGACAATAAGACACAGCTTGGCAACGGCAGCCGCAGTAAGATGTGGATATGCATCAAATGTTCCTATGCCTACAACCGACTCTGGCTGCAGACCTGCGAGATGTGCGAGGCCAAAgccgagcagcagcaacagcagctgcagcagcagcagcagcaccaccaccacttacagcagcaacaggcag AAGCACCCCGCGACGAGCCCTGGACCTGCAAGAAGTGCACCCTGGTTAACTACTCGACAGCGATGGCCTGCGTGGTGTGCGGCGGCTCCAAGCTGAAAAGCATCTCTTCCATCGAGGACATGACGTTGCGAAAGGGCGAGTTCTGGACCTGCAGCCACTGTACGCTCAAGAACTCGCTGCACTCGCCCGTCTGCAGTGCCTGCAAGTCCCACCGCCAGCCGCAGCTCTCGATGGCCATGGAGGCGGTGCGTGAGCGACCAGATGGCCAATCGTACGAGGAGCAGGATGCTGCAGCCGTCGGGGGCGGAGGAGGCAGTGCCCACCAGTCGGGCGCCAACGAGGTCAAGGCACCTACAGCCTTGAACCTCCCGCTGGCCTCGGTGGCgttgcccatgcccatgctgCAGCTTCCAACGTCGTCAGCGGCTGGTCTGCGCGGCTCACGCAGTCCCTCGCCCAGGATGCAGCCACTGCCATCGCTCCAGCAGCAgaggaactccagctcctcAGGCGCTATACCTAAACGTCACAGCACCGGCGGCTCCATTGTGCCCCGGAACATCTCCATCGCTGGTCTGGCCAGTTACAACTTGCAGCAGGGCCAGGGAGTCGGCTCCGCATCGGTAGTGTCTGCctctggagctggagctgtcGGAGCCAGTACCAGCTCAAAGAAGTGGCAGTGTCCCGCGTGCACGTACGATAACTGTGCCGCTTCCGTCGTTTGTGACATCTGCTCGAGTCCGCGAGGTCTGGCGAGCTCAGTTTTGGGTGAGGCGTTGGGCAGGAAGTCCGTTCGAGTTGCCCTCACACCGGCGGATATTCGGCAGGAGAGCAAGCTGATGGAGAACCTTCGCCAGCTGGAGGAGACCGAAGCGTTGACCAAGTGGCAAAACATCATACAGTACTGTCGCGACAACAACGAGCTTTTCGTGGACGATTCGTTTCCGCCGGCGCCGAAGAGTCTCTACTACAACCCGGCGAGCGGAGCAGCTGAGGGAAATCCTGTGGTCCAGTGGCGACGGCCGCACGAGATTAACTGCGACGGCGGAGCGTATCCACCGTGGGCTGTGTTCCGCACCCCGCTGCCCTCGGACATCTGCCAGGGCGTCTTGGGCAACTGCTGGCTACTCAGTGCGCTGGCGGTGCTGGCGGAGCGCGAAGATCTGGTCAAGGAGGTGCTGGTCACGAAGGAGATATGTGGCCAGGGCGCATACCAGGTGCGCCTCTGCAAAGACGGCAAGTGGACGACGGTGCTGGTGGATGATCTGCTACCATGCGACAAGCGTGGCCATCTGGTTTACTCGCAGGCCAAGCGCAAGCAGCTATGGGTGCCGCTGATCGAGAAGGCTGTGGCCAAGATCCACGGCTGCTACGAGGCGCTGGTCTCGGGCCGGGCGATCGAGGGACTGGCCACGCTGACAGGAGCGCCTTGCGAGAGCATTCCGCTGCAGGCCAGTAGCTTGCCCATGCCCAGCGAGGACGAACTGGACAAGGATCTGATATGGGCCCAGCTGCTGAGCTCTCGCTGCGTACGATTCCTCATGGGCGCCAGCTGTGGCGGTGGCAACATGAAG GTGGACGAGGAGGAGTACCAGCAGAAGGGGCTGCGCCCGCGACACGCCTACTCGGTGCTGGACGTGAAGGACATCCAGGGACATCGCCTGCTCAAGCTACGCAATCCGTGGGGTCACTATTCGTGGCGTGGCGATTGGTCGGATGACTCCTCGCTGTGGACGGACGACCTTCGGGATGCTCTGATGCCGCACGGCGCCAGCGAGGGCGTCTTCTGGATCTCGTTCGAGGATGTGCTTAACTACTTCGACTGCATTGATATCTGCAAGGTGCGCTCCGGCTGGAACGAGGTGCGTCTGCAGGGGACATTGCAGCCCCTGTGCTCCATCTCCTGTGTGCTGCTCACCGTGCTGGAGCCGACGGAGGCGGAGTTTACCCTATTCCAGGAGGGGCAGCGCAACTCGGAGAAGTCGCAGCGATCGCAGCTGGACCTGTGCGTTGTGATATTCCGCACCAGGTCTCCGGCGGCGCCGGAAATAGGTCGATTAGTGGAGCACAGCAAGCGTCAG GTGCGAGGCTTTGTGGGATGCCACAAGATGCTGGAGCGGGACATTTACCTGCTCGTGTGTCTGGCCTTCAACCATTGGCACACGGGCATCGAGGATCCCCACCAGTATCCTCAATGCATCCTAGCGATACACAGCTCCAAGTGTCTGCTGGTGGAGCAGATAAGTCCCTCGCCGCACCTCCTGGCCGACGCTATCATTAGCCTGACCCTTACCAAGGGACAGCGGCACGAGGGGCGCGAGGGTATGACCGCCTACTATCTGACCAAG GGCTGGGCGGGTCTGGTTGTGATGGTGGAAAATAGACATGAGAACAAGTGGATCCATGTGAAATGTGATTGCCAGGAGAGCTACAATGTGGTGTCGACACGCGGCGAACTCAAGACAGTGGACTCCGTGCCCCCGCTGCAGAG ACAAGTGATCATCGTTCTCACCCAACTAGAGGGCAGTGGCGGCTTCAGCATCGCCCACCGGCTGACCCATCGGCTGGCGAACTCCCGCGGCCTGCACGACTGGGGGCCACCCGGCGCCACCCACTGCCCGCCCATCGAGAATGTCCATGGACTGCACGCTCCGCGGCTAATCACCTAG
- the LOC6615228 gene encoding calpain-D isoform X3, producing MGTISSVLQWSCTKCNTINPTESLKCFNCGTVRKVFPQQQQHQHRSSSITASWTADDALEQAEKEQERDKEKGRAAVASMHDPGSSSRLSGAASAAAGTASAGTVGAGAIAAAVGAAAPSRHDNKTQLGNGSRSKMWICIKCSYAYNRLWLQTCEMCEAKAEQQQQQLQQQQQHHHHLQQQQAEAPRDEPWTCKKCTLVNYSTAMACVVCGGSKLKSISSIEDMTLRKGEFWTCSHCTLKNSLHSPVCSACKSHRQPQLSMAMEAVRERPDGQSYEEQDAAAVGGGGGSAHQSGANEVKAPTALNLPLASVALPMPMLQLPTSSAAGLRGSRSPSPRMQPLPSLQQQRNSSSSGAIPKRHSTGGSIVPRNISIAGLASYNLQQGQGVGSASVVSASGAGAVGASTSSKKWQCPACTYDNCAASVVCDICSSPRGLASSVLGEALGRKSVRVALTPADIRQESKLMENLRQLEETEALTKWQNIIQYCRDNNELFVDDSFPPAPKSLYYNPASGAAEGNPVVQWRRPHEINCDGGAYPPWAVFRTPLPSDICQGVLGNCWLLSALAVLAEREDLVKEVLVTKEICGQGAYQVRLCKDGKWTTVLVDDLLPCDKRGHLVYSQAKRKQLWVPLIEKAVAKIHGCYEALVSGRAIEGLATLTGAPCESIPLQASSLPMPSEDELDKDLIWAQLLSSRCVRFLMGASCGGGNMKVDEEEYQQKGLRPRHAYSVLDVKDIQGHRLLKLRNPWGHYSWRGDWSDDSSLWTDDLRDALMPHGASEGVFWISFEDVLNYFDCIDICKVRSGWNEVRLQGTLQPLCSISCVLLTVLEPTEAEFTLFQEGQRNSEKSQRSQLDLCVVIFRTRSPAAPEIGRLVEHSKRQVRGFVGCHKMLERDIYLLVCLAFNHWHTGIEDPHQYPQCILAIHSSKCLLVEQISPSPHLLADAIISLTLTKGQRHEGREGMTAYYLTKGWAGLVVMVENRHENKWIHVKCDCQESYNVVSTRGELKTVDSVPPLQRQVIIVLTQLEGSGGFSIAHRLTHRLANSRGLHDWGPPGATHCPPIENVHGLHAPRLIT from the exons ATGGGCACCATCTCATCCGTGCTGCAGTGGTCGTGCACCAAGTGCAACACGATCAATCCCACGGAGTCGCTCAAGTGCTTCAATTGCGGCACTGTCCGCAAGGTGTTcccccaacagcagcagcaccagcatcgcagcagcagcatcaccgCCTCCTGGACAGCTGATGATGCACTGGAGCAGGCGGAGAAGGAGCAGGAGAGGGACAAGGAGAAGGGCAGGGCGGCGGTTGCCAG TATGCATGATCCAGGGAGCAGCAGCCGCCTATCAGGAGCCGCATCCGCCGCAGCAGGGACCGCGTCCGCGGGAACGGTGGGAGCTGGAGCTATAGCTGCAGCCGTAGGAGCAGCTGCTCCCTCGCGGCACGACAATAAGACACAGCTTGGCAACGGCAGCCGCAGTAAGATGTGGATATGCATCAAATGTTCCTATGCCTACAACCGACTCTGGCTGCAGACCTGCGAGATGTGCGAGGCCAAAgccgagcagcagcaacagcagctgcagcagcagcagcagcaccaccaccacttacagcagcaacaggcag AAGCACCCCGCGACGAGCCCTGGACCTGCAAGAAGTGCACCCTGGTTAACTACTCGACAGCGATGGCCTGCGTGGTGTGCGGCGGCTCCAAGCTGAAAAGCATCTCTTCCATCGAGGACATGACGTTGCGAAAGGGCGAGTTCTGGACCTGCAGCCACTGTACGCTCAAGAACTCGCTGCACTCGCCCGTCTGCAGTGCCTGCAAGTCCCACCGCCAGCCGCAGCTCTCGATGGCCATGGAGGCGGTGCGTGAGCGACCAGATGGCCAATCGTACGAGGAGCAGGATGCTGCAGCCGTCGGGGGCGGAGGAGGCAGTGCCCACCAGTCGGGCGCCAACGAGGTCAAGGCACCTACAGCCTTGAACCTCCCGCTGGCCTCGGTGGCgttgcccatgcccatgctgCAGCTTCCAACGTCGTCAGCGGCTGGTCTGCGCGGCTCACGCAGTCCCTCGCCCAGGATGCAGCCACTGCCATCGCTCCAGCAGCAgaggaactccagctcctcAGGCGCTATACCTAAACGTCACAGCACCGGCGGCTCCATTGTGCCCCGGAACATCTCCATCGCTGGTCTGGCCAGTTACAACTTGCAGCAGGGCCAGGGAGTCGGCTCCGCATCGGTAGTGTCTGCctctggagctggagctgtcGGAGCCAGTACCAGCTCAAAGAAGTGGCAGTGTCCCGCGTGCACGTACGATAACTGTGCCGCTTCCGTCGTTTGTGACATCTGCTCGAGTCCGCGAGGTCTGGCGAGCTCAGTTTTGGGTGAGGCGTTGGGCAGGAAGTCCGTTCGAGTTGCCCTCACACCGGCGGATATTCGGCAGGAGAGCAAGCTGATGGAGAACCTTCGCCAGCTGGAGGAGACCGAAGCGTTGACCAAGTGGCAAAACATCATACAGTACTGTCGCGACAACAACGAGCTTTTCGTGGACGATTCGTTTCCGCCGGCGCCGAAGAGTCTCTACTACAACCCGGCGAGCGGAGCAGCTGAGGGAAATCCTGTGGTCCAGTGGCGACGGCCGCACGAGATTAACTGCGACGGCGGAGCGTATCCACCGTGGGCTGTGTTCCGCACCCCGCTGCCCTCGGACATCTGCCAGGGCGTCTTGGGCAACTGCTGGCTACTCAGTGCGCTGGCGGTGCTGGCGGAGCGCGAAGATCTGGTCAAGGAGGTGCTGGTCACGAAGGAGATATGTGGCCAGGGCGCATACCAGGTGCGCCTCTGCAAAGACGGCAAGTGGACGACGGTGCTGGTGGATGATCTGCTACCATGCGACAAGCGTGGCCATCTGGTTTACTCGCAGGCCAAGCGCAAGCAGCTATGGGTGCCGCTGATCGAGAAGGCTGTGGCCAAGATCCACGGCTGCTACGAGGCGCTGGTCTCGGGCCGGGCGATCGAGGGACTGGCCACGCTGACAGGAGCGCCTTGCGAGAGCATTCCGCTGCAGGCCAGTAGCTTGCCCATGCCCAGCGAGGACGAACTGGACAAGGATCTGATATGGGCCCAGCTGCTGAGCTCTCGCTGCGTACGATTCCTCATGGGCGCCAGCTGTGGCGGTGGCAACATGAAG GTGGACGAGGAGGAGTACCAGCAGAAGGGGCTGCGCCCGCGACACGCCTACTCGGTGCTGGACGTGAAGGACATCCAGGGACATCGCCTGCTCAAGCTACGCAATCCGTGGGGTCACTATTCGTGGCGTGGCGATTGGTCGGATGACTCCTCGCTGTGGACGGACGACCTTCGGGATGCTCTGATGCCGCACGGCGCCAGCGAGGGCGTCTTCTGGATCTCGTTCGAGGATGTGCTTAACTACTTCGACTGCATTGATATCTGCAAGGTGCGCTCCGGCTGGAACGAGGTGCGTCTGCAGGGGACATTGCAGCCCCTGTGCTCCATCTCCTGTGTGCTGCTCACCGTGCTGGAGCCGACGGAGGCGGAGTTTACCCTATTCCAGGAGGGGCAGCGCAACTCGGAGAAGTCGCAGCGATCGCAGCTGGACCTGTGCGTTGTGATATTCCGCACCAGGTCTCCGGCGGCGCCGGAAATAGGTCGATTAGTGGAGCACAGCAAGCGTCAG GTGCGAGGCTTTGTGGGATGCCACAAGATGCTGGAGCGGGACATTTACCTGCTCGTGTGTCTGGCCTTCAACCATTGGCACACGGGCATCGAGGATCCCCACCAGTATCCTCAATGCATCCTAGCGATACACAGCTCCAAGTGTCTGCTGGTGGAGCAGATAAGTCCCTCGCCGCACCTCCTGGCCGACGCTATCATTAGCCTGACCCTTACCAAGGGACAGCGGCACGAGGGGCGCGAGGGTATGACCGCCTACTATCTGACCAAG GGCTGGGCGGGTCTGGTTGTGATGGTGGAAAATAGACATGAGAACAAGTGGATCCATGTGAAATGTGATTGCCAGGAGAGCTACAATGTGGTGTCGACACGCGGCGAACTCAAGACAGTGGACTCCGTGCCCCCGCTGCAGAG ACAAGTGATCATCGTTCTCACCCAACTAGAGGGCAGTGGCGGCTTCAGCATCGCCCACCGGCTGACCCATCGGCTGGCGAACTCCCGCGGCCTGCACGACTGGGGGCCACCCGGCGCCACCCACTGCCCGCCCATCGAGAATGTCCATGGACTGCACGCTCCGCGGCTAATCACCTAG